In a genomic window of Streptomyces sp. SJL17-4:
- a CDS encoding FAD-dependent monooxygenase has product MKLAIVGGGPAGLYLSILLKRQDPAHEIAVYERNPAGSTYGWGVTYWAGLLDKLRAGDPESAAAVAEASVTWTDGVAIVRDERTVHRGDAGFGIGRRRMLALLADRAEELGVRVEFEHDIAGPDAPELADADLVVAADGVNSVLREAHPEHFGSAVTSGRNQYIWLGTTKVFDSFSFAFKETERGWIWCYAYGFSGERSTCVVECSRETWTGLGLDTLGEADSLHLLEKLFHDLLDGHELIGRDRADDAAQWLTFRTLTNRVWHRGNLVLLGDAAHTTHYSIGAGTTLALEDALVLADALRTHADLDTALTTYGKRRRAELVSAQSAARYSAQWYENLPRYMRLEPAQMFALLGQRHSPLLPHIPPQLYYRIDRAAEQLEPLRRFKRWLGPRVARAVHGRR; this is encoded by the coding sequence GTGAAGCTCGCGATCGTCGGCGGCGGACCCGCCGGCCTCTACCTCTCGATCCTGCTGAAGCGGCAGGACCCCGCCCACGAGATCGCCGTGTACGAGCGGAACCCCGCGGGTTCCACGTACGGCTGGGGCGTGACGTACTGGGCCGGGCTCCTCGACAAGCTCCGCGCGGGCGACCCCGAGTCCGCGGCCGCCGTCGCCGAGGCCTCGGTGACCTGGACCGACGGGGTCGCGATCGTCCGTGACGAGCGCACCGTCCACCGCGGAGACGCGGGCTTCGGCATCGGGCGGCGGCGGATGCTGGCGCTGCTCGCCGACCGGGCCGAAGAGCTCGGCGTACGCGTCGAGTTCGAGCACGACATCGCGGGCCCGGACGCGCCCGAGCTGGCCGACGCGGATCTGGTGGTCGCCGCCGACGGCGTCAACAGCGTGCTCCGCGAGGCCCACCCGGAGCACTTCGGCAGCGCGGTCACGAGCGGCCGCAACCAGTACATCTGGCTCGGCACCACCAAGGTCTTCGACTCCTTCAGCTTCGCCTTCAAGGAGACCGAGCGCGGCTGGATCTGGTGCTACGCCTACGGGTTCAGCGGCGAGCGTTCGACGTGTGTCGTCGAGTGCTCCCGGGAGACGTGGACCGGTCTCGGTCTCGACACGCTCGGCGAGGCCGACAGCCTGCACCTCCTCGAAAAGCTGTTCCACGACCTCCTCGACGGGCACGAGCTGATCGGCCGGGACCGGGCCGACGACGCCGCCCAGTGGCTCACCTTCCGCACCCTCACCAACCGGGTCTGGCACCGCGGCAACCTCGTCCTCCTCGGCGACGCCGCCCACACCACGCACTACTCGATCGGCGCGGGCACCACCCTGGCCCTGGAGGACGCGCTGGTCCTGGCGGACGCGCTGCGTACGCACGCCGACCTGGACACGGCCCTCACCACGTACGGGAAGCGGCGCCGCGCCGAGCTCGTCTCCGCGCAGAGCGCGGCCCGCTACAGCGCCCAGTGGTACGAGAACCTCCCGCGGTACATGCGCCTGGAGCCGGCGCAGATGTTCGCGCTGCTCGGCCAGCGCCACTCGCCGCTGCTCCCGCACATCCCGCCGCAGCTCTACTACCGGATCGACCGGGCCGCCGAACAGCTGGAGCCGCTGCGCCGGTTCAAGCGCTGGCTGGGCCCGCGGGTGGCGCGGGCGGTCCACGGCCGCCGCTGA
- a CDS encoding ABC transporter permease — protein MNARFRDLLAGEWMKLWSLRSTPWAFGVGAFAVLAVNLNATFADYRNYPRYPEGIRELFVPIWAMRDAFTLGGAMVFMLATGAVGALVIVGEYGTGQIRTTFAAVPDRRAVIAAKALVLAGVMLVYGALVAGVSFAATQAVLSGRDVGMSIGYPGAAAAVTASALLAPVSALVGFGLGALLRHTATTIVGLTGVLLLLPALLDGRSRWSATFLHALPQGAWQRLTEVGDSPVPVEFPWTTGGAWTVYAVWSLAAVAVALVAVHRRDV, from the coding sequence ATGAACGCCCGCTTCCGTGACCTCCTCGCCGGCGAGTGGATGAAGCTGTGGTCGCTGCGCTCCACCCCCTGGGCGTTCGGCGTCGGCGCCTTCGCCGTCCTCGCCGTCAACCTCAACGCCACCTTCGCCGACTACCGCAATTACCCGCGCTACCCCGAGGGCATCCGTGAACTCTTCGTGCCCATCTGGGCCATGCGGGACGCCTTCACGCTCGGCGGGGCCATGGTGTTCATGCTGGCGACCGGGGCCGTCGGCGCGCTCGTGATCGTCGGCGAGTACGGCACCGGGCAGATCCGTACGACCTTCGCCGCCGTCCCCGACCGGCGGGCCGTGATCGCGGCGAAGGCGCTCGTCCTGGCGGGCGTGATGCTCGTGTACGGGGCGCTCGTCGCCGGAGTGTCCTTCGCCGCCACCCAGGCGGTGCTGTCCGGCCGGGACGTCGGCATGTCGATCGGCTACCCGGGAGCGGCGGCGGCCGTCACCGCGTCCGCACTGCTCGCCCCCGTGTCCGCGCTCGTCGGCTTCGGCCTCGGGGCGCTGCTGCGGCACACGGCGACGACGATCGTCGGCCTCACCGGGGTGCTGCTCCTGCTGCCCGCGCTCCTCGACGGGCGCAGCCGCTGGTCGGCGACGTTCCTGCACGCCCTGCCGCAGGGCGCGTGGCAGCGGCTTACGGAGGTGGGGGACTCGCCGGTGCCGGTGGAGTTCCCGTGGACGACGGGCGGCGCGTGGACGGTGTACGCGGTCTGGTCGCTCGCCGCGGTGGCGGTGGCCCTGGTCGCGGTCCACCGCCGGGACGTCTGA
- a CDS encoding ATP-binding cassette domain-containing protein encodes MTRREEAAVPTPTRLAVDRLAVDRLGFTVRAGRVTGFLGPNGAGKSTTLRLILGLDEPTSGSATVDGRRFRDLPRGLRHVGALLDAHDVHGGRTAEGHLAALARTNGIPRRRVGEVLDEVGLAEAARRRIGGYSLGMKQRLGIAAALLGDPPVLLFDEPVNGLDPEGVLWARGLFRRLAAEGRTVFVSSHLMSEMEHTADDLVVIGRGRLIAAESLADFAARGTGAGTGRGVTVRTADPAAGPGLAAVLTRAGATVGPPEEGAGAFTVTGMSGDRIGMLAFRNGTPLAELASRGSSLEDAFMELTADSVEYQRKGHAR; translated from the coding sequence CTGACCCGCCGTGAAGAGGCAGCCGTCCCCACCCCCACCCGTCTCGCTGTCGACCGTCTCGCCGTCGACCGGCTCGGCTTCACCGTGCGGGCCGGGCGGGTGACCGGGTTCCTCGGGCCCAACGGGGCCGGGAAGTCCACGACGCTGCGGCTGATCCTCGGTCTCGACGAGCCGACGTCCGGGAGCGCGACCGTCGACGGGCGGCGGTTCCGGGACCTGCCCCGGGGGCTGCGCCACGTCGGGGCGCTGCTCGACGCGCACGACGTGCACGGCGGGCGGACCGCCGAGGGTCATCTCGCCGCGCTCGCCCGTACCAACGGCATCCCGCGCCGCCGGGTCGGCGAGGTCCTCGACGAGGTGGGTCTCGCGGAGGCGGCCCGCCGCCGGATCGGCGGCTACTCCCTCGGCATGAAGCAGCGGCTCGGGATCGCCGCCGCCCTCCTCGGCGACCCTCCCGTGCTGCTCTTCGACGAGCCGGTCAACGGCCTCGACCCGGAGGGCGTGCTGTGGGCGCGCGGGCTGTTCCGTCGGCTGGCCGCCGAGGGGCGGACGGTGTTCGTCTCCAGCCATCTGATGAGCGAGATGGAGCACACCGCCGACGACCTCGTCGTCATCGGCCGCGGCAGGCTGATCGCCGCCGAGAGCCTGGCGGACTTCGCCGCGCGCGGCACCGGCGCCGGAACCGGCCGGGGCGTGACCGTGCGGACCGCCGACCCGGCCGCCGGACCGGGCCTCGCCGCCGTACTGACCCGCGCCGGGGCGACCGTAGGACCGCCCGAAGAGGGAGCAGGGGCGTTCACCGTGACCGGGATGAGCGGGGACCGGATCGGGATGCTCGCCTTCCGGAACGGCACACCGCTCGCCGAACTGGCGTCGCGGGGCTCGTCCCTGGAGGACGCGTTCATGGAACTGACCGCCGACAGCGTCGAGTACCAGCGGAAGGGACACGCCCGATGA
- a CDS encoding sensor histidine kinase, with protein sequence MPATPSPPPRAPGRVPALLAWCAAAVHPFVLLTGVQAGPFRSAELRLFLSAVAVGLLLPLARRRPEAALGLLLVGLFAASTTRPYPELTYLPVLAADACVGLLAARRPLLRVALPAAAVTLTVQIGSALYTTSGQDVFVTTVVALALALFTAGLLGHSTRERRAHAAELRSRAAAEAVTAERLRIARELHDVIAHSIGVIAIQAGVGRRVIETQPDEARNALATIETTSRETLAGLRRTLGALRASAQDAPGLGPGHAPAPRDPAPGITDLDRLVASTADAGVRVEVRHLGDPDRSLPPEVGLAAYRIVQESLTNVVRHAGTPTCRVTVERGEDALLVEITDDGHPTKPGAAPAARTAPDSAGYGIVGMRERTALLGGRFSAGPRPGGGFHVTAVLPLSQPLPIPLPLTAPEPEPAQEGTPAP encoded by the coding sequence ATGCCCGCCACGCCCAGCCCGCCGCCCCGAGCCCCCGGGCGCGTCCCCGCCCTCCTGGCCTGGTGCGCCGCCGCCGTCCATCCCTTCGTCCTCCTCACGGGCGTACAGGCCGGGCCCTTCCGCTCCGCCGAGCTGCGGTTGTTCCTCAGCGCCGTCGCCGTGGGGCTCCTGCTCCCGCTCGCGCGCCGCAGGCCCGAGGCGGCGCTCGGACTGCTGCTCGTCGGCCTGTTCGCCGCGTCGACGACCCGGCCGTACCCCGAACTGACCTACCTTCCGGTCCTCGCCGCCGACGCCTGCGTCGGCCTCCTCGCGGCCCGTCGTCCGCTGCTCCGGGTCGCCCTGCCCGCCGCCGCCGTGACGCTCACCGTGCAGATCGGCTCGGCGCTGTACACGACCTCGGGTCAGGACGTCTTCGTCACCACCGTCGTCGCCCTGGCCCTCGCGCTGTTCACCGCGGGGCTGCTCGGCCACTCGACGCGTGAGCGACGCGCGCACGCGGCCGAGCTGCGCTCCCGGGCGGCGGCCGAGGCCGTCACCGCCGAACGGCTGCGGATCGCCCGCGAGCTGCACGACGTGATCGCGCACAGCATCGGCGTCATCGCCATCCAGGCGGGCGTCGGCCGCCGGGTCATCGAGACCCAGCCCGACGAGGCCCGCAACGCCCTCGCCACCATCGAGACCACCAGCCGGGAGACCCTCGCCGGTCTGCGCCGCACCCTGGGCGCGCTGCGGGCCTCCGCCCAGGACGCCCCCGGGCTCGGGCCGGGGCACGCCCCCGCACCGCGCGACCCCGCGCCGGGCATCACGGACCTGGACCGGCTCGTCGCGTCGACGGCGGACGCGGGCGTACGGGTCGAGGTGCGGCACCTCGGCGACCCGGACCGGTCACTGCCACCGGAGGTCGGCCTCGCCGCGTACCGGATCGTCCAGGAGTCGCTGACCAATGTCGTACGGCACGCGGGCACGCCCACCTGCCGGGTGACCGTGGAACGGGGCGAGGACGCGCTGCTCGTCGAGATCACGGACGACGGCCACCCGACGAAACCCGGCGCCGCGCCCGCCGCTCGGACCGCGCCCGACTCGGCCGGGTACGGCATCGTCGGGATGCGGGAACGCACCGCACTCCTCGGCGGCCGTTTCTCGGCGGGCCCGCGCCCCGGCGGCGGCTTCCACGTGACCGCCGTACTGCCCCTGTCCCAGCCGCTCCCCATCCCCCTGCCCCTCACTGCGCCGGAACCGGAACCGGCCCAGGAAGGAACCCCCGCCCCATGA
- a CDS encoding response regulator transcription factor: MSDGTAAPIPPIPPIHVLLVDDQPLVRAGLRVLMADSPDLAVVGEAGTGDEAVRLARELRPDVVVMDVRMPGMDGIEATRIVTAGPSAPRVLVLTTFDDDEYVYGALRSGASGFLVKDMALDDILAAIRVVAAGDALIAPGVTRRLIEEFAARPEPGTRPGPGTGPEPGSRPGPERDPRTLPGVTAREREVLALVGRGLSNGEIAERLHISAATAKAHVARLFTKLDARDRVQLVILAYEAGLAP; the protein is encoded by the coding sequence ATGAGCGACGGCACCGCCGCCCCGATCCCCCCGATCCCCCCGATCCACGTGCTCCTCGTCGACGACCAGCCGCTGGTACGGGCGGGCCTGCGCGTCCTGATGGCGGACAGCCCCGACCTCGCCGTGGTCGGCGAGGCGGGCACGGGCGACGAGGCCGTCCGGCTCGCCCGCGAGCTACGGCCCGACGTGGTCGTGATGGACGTGCGGATGCCCGGCATGGACGGCATCGAGGCCACCCGGATCGTCACGGCCGGCCCCAGCGCGCCCCGGGTCCTCGTCCTCACCACCTTCGACGACGACGAGTACGTGTACGGCGCGCTCCGCTCCGGCGCCAGCGGCTTCCTGGTCAAGGACATGGCCCTGGACGACATCCTCGCGGCGATCCGGGTCGTCGCCGCCGGGGACGCCCTGATCGCGCCGGGCGTCACACGCCGCCTGATCGAGGAGTTCGCGGCCCGTCCGGAGCCCGGCACCCGTCCGGGACCCGGCACCGGCCCGGAGCCCGGCTCCCGCCCGGGACCCGAACGGGATCCCCGTACCCTCCCCGGAGTCACCGCGCGGGAGCGCGAGGTGCTCGCCCTCGTCGGCCGGGGTCTGTCCAACGGCGAGATCGCGGAACGGCTCCACATCAGCGCGGCCACCGCCAAGGCGCACGTGGCGCGCCTCTTCACCAAGCTGGACGCCCGCGACCGGGTGCAGCTGGTGATCCTCGCGTACGAGGCGGGCCTGGCGCCGTGA
- a CDS encoding pentapeptide repeat-containing protein: MATTRKKKTAVAGARRPELRLPPLEPYGGGLEPDGDYDGLELTGLDLTGQSAEGARFLDCALRECGLDEARLTGARFLDSVLTGVRGVGTVLAGAQLRDVELVDARLGGAQLHGAVLERVVVRGGKSDYLNLRSAKLKDVVFEGCVLSEPDFGGASLERVEFVDCVLTGVDFSGARLKDVDLRGVQRLEIARGVESLAGAVISTAQLLDLAPVLAAQLGVRVEE; the protein is encoded by the coding sequence ATGGCGACGACTCGGAAGAAGAAGACGGCGGTCGCGGGGGCGCGGCGGCCCGAGCTGCGGCTCCCTCCCCTGGAGCCGTACGGGGGAGGGCTGGAACCGGACGGGGACTACGACGGCCTCGAACTGACCGGCCTCGACCTCACGGGGCAGTCGGCGGAGGGCGCGCGGTTCCTGGACTGCGCGCTGCGCGAGTGCGGGCTCGACGAGGCGCGGCTGACGGGAGCCCGGTTCCTCGACTCGGTGCTCACGGGCGTACGGGGGGTGGGGACGGTCCTCGCCGGGGCGCAGCTGCGGGACGTGGAGCTCGTGGACGCCCGGCTCGGCGGGGCGCAGCTGCACGGGGCGGTGCTGGAGAGAGTGGTCGTACGGGGAGGGAAGAGCGACTACCTGAACCTGCGGTCGGCGAAGCTGAAGGACGTCGTCTTCGAGGGGTGCGTGCTGAGCGAGCCCGACTTCGGGGGCGCCTCGCTCGAACGGGTGGAGTTCGTGGACTGCGTGCTCACGGGGGTGGACTTCAGCGGGGCGCGGCTCAAGGACGTGGACCTGAGAGGCGTCCAGCGGCTGGAGATCGCGCGCGGGGTGGAGTCGCTCGCGGGCGCGGTGATCTCGACGGCCCAGCTCCTCGACCTCGCGCCGGTGCTCGCGGCGCAGCTGGGGGTGCGGGTGGAGGAGTAG
- a CDS encoding FAD-dependent oxidoreductase — MRKLTIIGGGFAGLTAAITAAEAGVKVTVHEAHRTPGGRARTAEGPYLTNEGPHALYDGGPHWTWLKQRGLIGAPAPLPVSEALRFRFHRGGALRRTPPLGMLRQSLRGAEQAPVDLDFRSWATGLVGERAADAAAAYVGVATFHHDPGALSARFVQERLHRTAALPPEARYVRGGWGELIERMIARAWETGVRIETSSRVESLADLPLGEGPVVVATALPAAARLLGDPSLTWESGRTVLFDLALRTRKGDPFVISDLDAPGWIERFTAQDPSLAPAGEQLIQAQLPIGPDESKADGVAHAERLLDLGFPGWRERTVWRRESVSQGRTGAVDRPGTTWRDRPAVERGDGVYLVGDQVAAPGVLAEVAFTSAVEAVSLALRTGRGVPRTERGVPRKGLDLKHA; from the coding sequence ATGCGGAAGCTCACGATCATCGGCGGCGGCTTCGCCGGACTGACCGCGGCCATCACCGCCGCCGAGGCGGGCGTCAAGGTGACCGTCCACGAGGCGCACCGCACCCCCGGGGGCCGGGCGCGCACCGCCGAGGGCCCGTACCTCACCAACGAAGGTCCGCACGCGCTCTACGACGGCGGCCCGCACTGGACCTGGCTCAAGCAGCGCGGCCTCATCGGCGCGCCGGCCCCGCTGCCGGTCTCCGAGGCCCTCCGGTTCCGCTTCCACCGCGGCGGCGCCCTGCGCCGCACCCCGCCGCTCGGCATGCTGCGGCAGTCCCTCCGCGGCGCGGAACAGGCCCCCGTGGACCTGGACTTCCGCAGCTGGGCCACCGGGCTCGTGGGTGAGCGGGCGGCGGACGCCGCCGCCGCGTACGTCGGGGTCGCGACCTTCCACCACGACCCGGGCGCGCTCTCCGCCCGCTTCGTGCAGGAGCGTCTGCACCGGACCGCCGCGCTGCCGCCCGAGGCGCGATACGTGCGCGGGGGCTGGGGCGAGCTGATCGAACGGATGATCGCGCGCGCGTGGGAGACGGGCGTACGGATCGAGACGTCGTCCCGTGTCGAGAGCCTCGCCGACCTGCCGCTCGGCGAGGGGCCCGTGGTCGTCGCGACCGCCCTGCCGGCCGCCGCCCGGCTGCTCGGCGACCCGTCGCTGACCTGGGAGAGCGGCCGTACGGTCCTGTTCGACCTGGCGCTGCGGACCCGGAAGGGCGACCCGTTCGTGATCTCGGACCTGGACGCGCCGGGCTGGATCGAGCGCTTCACGGCCCAGGACCCCTCGCTGGCCCCGGCCGGGGAGCAGCTGATCCAGGCCCAACTGCCGATCGGCCCCGACGAGTCGAAGGCGGACGGCGTGGCCCACGCCGAACGCCTCCTCGACCTCGGCTTCCCGGGCTGGCGCGAGCGGACGGTGTGGCGGCGGGAGTCGGTGTCCCAGGGGCGTACGGGGGCGGTCGACCGGCCCGGCACGACCTGGCGCGACCGGCCGGCCGTCGAGCGGGGAGACGGCGTGTACCTGGTGGGCGACCAGGTGGCGGCGCCCGGCGTCCTGGCGGAAGTGGCGTTCACGAGCGCGGTGGAGGCGGTGTCGCTGGCGCTCCGCACGGGACGAGGTGTCCCGCGGACGGAGCGAGGCGTCCCGCGGAAGGGGCTTGACCTCAAGCATGCTTGA
- a CDS encoding zinc-binding dehydrogenase has translation MHAIRLHAFGPAENLTYEEAPDPVPGPGQVRIKVAAAGVHLLDTALREGMTGPFPAPAELPTIPGREVAGTVDALGEGTDPAWLGRRVVAHLGMAPGGYAELAVTDAARLHALPDHLGEAESVAMIGTGRTTLGILQFTELGPDSVAIVPAAAGGIGTLLVQYAKNAGATVIGLAGGPAKVALVEENGADLAVDYKLPEWPEKVRAYLDGRTATVVFDSVGGDTGRAAVDLLGKGGQHIVFGWSSAGLHDGEPLTFTPEELAARGITSESVLGPAMLRKAGGDVRNLELAALDAATTGTLRPAVHRFPLSDAAGAHRALETRGTTGKVVLIP, from the coding sequence ATGCACGCCATCCGCCTCCACGCCTTCGGACCCGCCGAGAACCTCACGTACGAGGAGGCCCCGGACCCCGTACCGGGCCCCGGCCAGGTCCGTATCAAGGTCGCGGCGGCCGGGGTGCACCTCCTCGACACCGCGCTCCGGGAGGGCATGACGGGCCCCTTCCCGGCGCCCGCCGAACTGCCCACGATCCCGGGGCGCGAGGTCGCCGGCACCGTCGACGCGCTCGGCGAGGGCACCGACCCGGCCTGGCTCGGCAGGCGGGTCGTCGCCCACCTCGGCATGGCCCCCGGCGGCTACGCCGAGCTCGCCGTCACCGACGCCGCCCGCCTCCACGCCCTGCCCGACCACCTCGGCGAGGCGGAGTCCGTCGCGATGATCGGCACCGGCCGCACCACCCTGGGCATCCTGCAGTTCACCGAGCTCGGCCCCGACTCGGTGGCGATCGTCCCCGCGGCGGCCGGCGGCATCGGCACCCTGCTCGTCCAGTACGCCAAGAACGCCGGCGCCACCGTCATCGGCCTCGCCGGCGGCCCGGCGAAGGTCGCGCTCGTCGAGGAGAACGGCGCCGACCTGGCCGTCGACTACAAGCTGCCCGAATGGCCGGAGAAGGTCCGCGCATACCTGGACGGGCGCACCGCCACCGTCGTCTTCGACTCGGTCGGCGGCGACACCGGCCGGGCCGCCGTCGACCTCCTCGGCAAGGGCGGGCAGCACATCGTCTTCGGCTGGTCGAGCGCCGGACTCCACGACGGCGAGCCGCTCACCTTCACACCGGAGGAACTGGCCGCGCGCGGCATCACGTCGGAGTCCGTCCTCGGCCCCGCCATGCTCCGGAAGGCGGGCGGCGACGTCCGCAACCTCGAACTCGCCGCCCTGGACGCCGCGACCACGGGCACCCTCCGCCCGGCGGTCCACCGCTTCCCGCTGTCGGACGCGGCGGGCGCGCACCGCGCCCTGGAGACGCGGGGCACGACGGGCAAGGTGGTCCTGATCCCCTAG
- a CDS encoding GNAT family N-acetyltransferase gives MIRTATPADVPVIHTLVRDLAEYEKALDEVRTTPEQLHEALFGERPAAFAHVAETEDGEVVGFAIWFLNFSTWRGVHGIYLEDLYVRPEVRGGGHGKALLTELARICVERGYERLEWSVLNWNTPSIQFYESLGARPQDEWTVYRLTDGALAELGGAGV, from the coding sequence ATGATCCGTACAGCCACGCCTGCCGACGTTCCCGTCATCCATACCCTCGTCCGTGACCTCGCGGAGTACGAGAAGGCCCTCGACGAGGTCCGTACGACCCCCGAGCAGCTCCACGAGGCCCTCTTCGGCGAGCGCCCCGCCGCCTTCGCGCACGTCGCCGAGACCGAGGACGGCGAGGTCGTCGGCTTCGCGATCTGGTTCCTCAACTTCTCGACCTGGCGCGGAGTCCACGGCATCTACCTGGAGGACCTGTACGTCCGCCCGGAGGTGCGCGGCGGCGGCCACGGCAAGGCACTGCTGACCGAACTGGCCCGGATCTGCGTCGAGCGCGGGTACGAGCGCCTGGAGTGGTCCGTACTGAACTGGAACACGCCGTCGATCCAGTTCTACGAGTCCCTCGGCGCCCGCCCGCAGGACGAGTGGACGGTCTACCGCCTGACGGACGGGGCGCTGGCCGAGCTCGGTGGGGCGGGGGTGTAG
- a CDS encoding aminoglycoside phosphotransferase family protein — MIHVPEELAASQAKYNGEAGRAFVAGLPGRAEEFLGRWGLRVTGPSMYGVVSLVLPVERVADGTRAALKMQLLDDETEGEPVALRAWDGRGVVRLLDHDAGTGTMLLERLDEARPLSSVADTREATGVVAGLLARLVAVPAPEGLRGLGDIAAGMLADVPDAAGRLGAEDAAVLRDCAAAVREVAGEPGDRLLHWDLHFGNVLAAEREPWLAIDPKPLAGDPGFELLPALMDRFDPADVLWRFDLLAEVVGDRGRAVAWTLGRVLQNGLWDVAAGEPELDEEQVEVARILRAARG; from the coding sequence GTGATCCACGTACCGGAGGAACTGGCGGCGTCGCAGGCGAAGTACAACGGTGAGGCGGGTCGGGCGTTCGTCGCCGGACTGCCCGGGCGGGCCGAGGAGTTCCTCGGCCGGTGGGGGCTGCGGGTCACGGGCCCGTCCATGTACGGGGTGGTCTCCCTGGTCCTGCCCGTCGAGCGGGTCGCCGACGGCACGCGCGCCGCGCTGAAGATGCAGCTCCTGGACGACGAGACCGAGGGGGAGCCGGTCGCGCTGCGCGCCTGGGACGGCCGCGGGGTCGTGCGGCTCCTCGACCACGACGCCGGTACGGGCACGATGCTCCTGGAACGGCTCGACGAGGCCCGGCCGCTGAGCTCCGTCGCCGACACGCGGGAGGCGACGGGCGTCGTCGCGGGGCTGCTCGCCCGGCTGGTGGCGGTGCCCGCGCCGGAGGGGCTGCGGGGGCTCGGCGACATCGCGGCCGGGATGCTCGCGGACGTGCCGGACGCGGCCGGACGCCTCGGCGCGGAGGACGCGGCGGTACTGCGGGACTGCGCGGCGGCCGTACGGGAGGTGGCGGGCGAGCCGGGCGACCGGCTGCTCCACTGGGACCTGCACTTCGGGAACGTGCTCGCCGCCGAGCGGGAACCCTGGCTGGCCATCGACCCCAAGCCGCTCGCCGGCGACCCGGGCTTCGAGCTGCTGCCGGCCCTGATGGACCGCTTCGACCCGGCGGACGTCCTGTGGCGCTTCGACCTCCTCGCCGAGGTCGTCGGCGACCGGGGGAGGGCGGTGGCGTGGACGCTGGGGCGGGTGCTGCAGAACGGGCTGTGGGACGTGGCGGCCGGGGAGCCGGAGCTGGACGAGGAGCAGGTGGAGGTGGCGCGGATTCTGCGGGCGGCGCGGGGGTGA
- a CDS encoding FAD-dependent oxidoreductase — protein MSTVNGGISFWYAQDGAPAPREPLPGDTTADVCIVGGGYTGLWTAYYLKKAVPFLNITVLEAKFCGYGASGRNGGWLYNGIAGRDRYARLHGHEAAVRLQQAMNATVTEVLDVCETEKIEADQHRGGVLEVALSPAQLARLKDFHAVEIAFGETDREMYGARETSERVRVTGAVGSSWTPHGARLHPVKLVKGLAAAVEALGVTIHESTPVTEIKPKHAVTPYGTVRAPYILRCTEGFTASLAGQRRTWLPMNSSMIATEPLTDAQWESIGWEGRETLGDMAHAYMYAQRTADGRIALGGRGVPYRFGSKTDNDGRTQPQTIEALRDILVRFFPQLAGVRVDHAWSGVLGVPRDWCATVTLDRSTGLGWAGGYVGSGVATANLAARTLRDLIQQDSGQSGPTDLTALPWVNHKVRKWEPEPLRWLGVQTMYAAFRGADRREATGHAATTDRVAILANRLSGR, from the coding sequence ATGAGTACGGTCAACGGCGGCATCTCGTTCTGGTACGCGCAGGACGGCGCCCCCGCTCCCCGCGAACCGCTCCCCGGCGACACCACCGCCGACGTCTGCATCGTCGGCGGCGGCTACACGGGCCTGTGGACCGCCTACTACCTCAAGAAGGCCGTCCCCTTCCTCAACATCACCGTCCTTGAGGCGAAGTTCTGCGGGTACGGGGCCTCCGGCCGCAACGGCGGCTGGCTCTACAACGGCATCGCCGGCCGCGACCGCTACGCCAGGCTCCACGGCCACGAGGCCGCCGTCCGCCTCCAGCAGGCCATGAACGCCACCGTGACCGAGGTACTCGACGTCTGCGAGACCGAGAAGATCGAGGCCGACCAGCACCGCGGCGGCGTCCTGGAGGTCGCCCTCTCCCCCGCCCAGCTCGCCCGCCTCAAGGACTTCCACGCCGTCGAGATCGCCTTCGGCGAGACGGACCGGGAGATGTACGGGGCCCGCGAGACCTCCGAGCGCGTCCGCGTCACCGGCGCCGTCGGCTCCTCCTGGACCCCGCACGGCGCCCGCCTGCACCCGGTGAAACTGGTGAAGGGCCTCGCGGCGGCCGTCGAGGCGCTCGGCGTCACCATCCACGAGTCGACGCCGGTCACCGAGATCAAGCCGAAGCACGCCGTCACCCCGTACGGCACGGTCCGCGCCCCGTACATCCTGCGCTGCACCGAGGGCTTCACGGCCTCCCTCGCCGGACAGCGCCGCACCTGGCTGCCGATGAACTCCTCCATGATCGCCACCGAGCCGCTCACCGACGCCCAGTGGGAGTCGATCGGCTGGGAGGGCCGCGAGACCCTCGGCGACATGGCGCACGCCTACATGTACGCCCAGCGCACCGCCGACGGCCGCATCGCGCTGGGCGGCCGGGGAGTCCCGTACCGCTTCGGCTCGAAGACGGACAACGACGGCCGCACGCAGCCCCAGACGATCGAGGCGCTCCGCGACATCCTGGTCCGCTTCTTCCCCCAGCTGGCGGGGGTACGGGTGGACCACGCCTGGTCCGGTGTCCTCGGCGTCCCGCGCGACTGGTGCGCCACGGTCACCCTCGACCGCTCCACCGGCCTCGGCTGGGCGGGCGGCTACGTCGGCTCGGGCGTCGCCACGGCCAACCTCGCGGCCCGCACCCTGCGCGACCTCATCCAGCAGGACTCCGGCCAGTCGGGCCCGACCGACCTCACCGCCCTGCCCTGGGTGAACCACAAGGTCCGCAAGTGGGAGCCCGAGCCGCTGCGCTGGCTGGGAGTCCAGACGATGTACGCGGCCTTCCGGGGCGCGGACCGCCGCGAGGCGACGGGCCACGCGGCGACGACGGACAGGGTGGCGATCCTGGCGAACCGTTTGAGCGGCCGCTGA